One Trichormus variabilis 0441 genomic window, TCTACTTGATGAAAATTTATTTTCAACAGTGTAGAAAGTGAATTGTCATGGTAAAATATACTTACTTATTATCTACTAATTAAGTACTTAAGTATAAATAAATATAATCAGAAAATCTAATGTCTAATTATTAACAATAAGCTTCATCGAAGAATGAATAATTAGATACTCGTGATTAAATTAGGAACTTAGTAAAATTTATTGCTAAAGGTTTGATAAATAAAATTCATTAAAGAAGGGTAGAGAACAGGATGATTCTCTACCTTTCTTTTCATTAGGAGGTGCAGAGTGAAGGTACTAAAGTTATAGGACTTACGCGCCCAGATTTTCTTTTGAGACCGGGTGTAAGGGTGTAAGGGTGTAAGAGTTTCAAATATTTATACCCCTAAACCCCTAAACCCCTAAACCCTTCTCCAAACCCTTGATCTTTCGTTTTCATCCGTAAGTCCTAAGTTATTCTCCCTGCCTTGTTTGCTTCAAGAAATATGAGCGACTGTCACCCCACTACCACCATCAGATTGTTCTGCTGGCTCGTGATGGCTAACTCTAGGGTGTTGTTCTAAAAAGGCGTGGACACCTTGACGGAGTTTGCCAGTACCGTGTCCGTGAATAATCCAGATTGGGCCAGTTGCTTCAGAAATGGCTTTGTCTAAAATGTATTCGGCATCTGCTACCCGTTTACCTCGTAAATCCACAGTATTTTTGGAGGTACGAATTGCTAGAACCGGTTGGGCTGGTGGGGGTGGAGTAACTGGGGCTGGCTTAGCCTTGACGATTGGTTCCGGTTTTTGACCATCGAGAGATTCGATATCTTCTAGCTTCACCGTCATTTTCATGATGCCAAAGCGGACTGTTAACTCACCATCTTCATCAGGGGCGGTTAACACATCGGCTGTTTGCCCAAATTGGGAGATGCGAATGCGATCGCCTATTTTGGGAACAAACCCCGGTTTTGCCTTTGGTGGTGGTGCTGGTTGATATTTTTGGGCTATTTGATTGAGGTTGTTGGTTGCTTGCTGGGCATCTTGGGCTGTGGCTGTACCTTGCTGCAAGCGGCGAATTACTTTGGCGATTTCACCTTTGGCTTGGGTAATGGCTTGTTGTACCGCTACTTCCTGGGAAGCCCGCAGAGATTGTTCTCGCTCTTGTAATGCCGCCGCTTTGTTAGATACTTCTTTATACAAACGTTCTGCTTGTTGTAATATTTTCTGCGCTTCTGCGGCTTTGGTTTCCTGGCGACGACGTTGGGCTTCTAACCCGGCAATTACCAGGTTAACTTCGTCAGTTGCTTCTCCCACTTGGGTTTTTGCCTGTTCTACCACTTCCGCCTTTAAACCCAAACGTAGGGCGATCGCTAAAGCATTAGAACGTCCAGGGATACCCCACAACAAACGATAGGTAGGCGACAAAGTAGCATCATCAAATTCTACGGAAGCATTTTCAAAGCGCTGATCTTCATATTTCAGGGCTTTTAATTCGCCAAAGTGAGTTGTAGCAACAGTTAGCTGGGCATGATCCGCTAGATATTGTAAAAGGGCGATCGCTAAAGCACTCCCCTCCGCCGGATCTGTACCTGCGCCAACTTCATCAAGTAAAACTAGGGATTGGGGACGATATTCTTCTTTGTCCCCAGTCCCTAAAGCATTTAAAATCCGGCTAATGCGACGAATATGCCCAGAAAAAGTCGATAAACTTTGTTGTAGTGATTGTTCATCGCCAATATCTGCTAATACTTGGTCAAACCAAGGAATTTCTACTGGCTCACGGGCGGGGACGAATAAACCCACCTTGGCCATTAAGGCTGCCAGTCCCAGGGTTTTTAATGTTACCGTTTTCCCACCAGTGTTAGGCCCTGTAATCGTTACTACCCGGATATGGGGGCTGATTAACAAATCCACCGGAATTACCGCATGACCTTGTTCGTGCTGTTGTTGCCAAACTAATAGGGGATGGTGTAACTGCCTCAAGGTAATGATTTCTTGTTCCTGGCGGTCAATAAATCTAGGGGGATTGGCTTTGAGCCATAAACTATATCTGGCTCTAGCAGTTGCCATATCCAAAGTTGTGACAATTGCTAATAACCGTTCTAAATCAGGTTTAACTGCTGCTACTTTTTCCGTGAGTGCGCGACGAATCGCTTCTTCTTCGGCTTGCTCTTTTCTAATTGTCTGCCGCAGTTGGTTACCCATCGGCACAACAGAATTAGGTTCTATGTATAACGTTGCCCCACTGGTTGAGGTGTCATGAACAATACCGGGAATAGCATCCTTCTGTGGTGCTTTGACAGGGATGACAAAGCGATCGCCTCGCTGGGTAATCAGTTGTTCCTGAACCGCATTAGATTTTACTTGTAAGATATTTTGCAGCTTTTGGGTAATCTGACTCCGCAATTTCCGCAATTCTGTACGGATGTCACCTAATTTCGTGCTGGCACGGTCTGTCACCTGACCCCGTTCATCAATACAGCGATGTATTTCCTGTTCTAGTTCAGGGTAAGTGCGTAACTCAGCCACCAACTCAGTTAAAATTGGTATATCTTCTTGGTTATCAATTATACGTCGTAAATTTCTAGCACCTGCAAGAGTAGTCGCGATCGCCAAAAGTTCATCTCCAGCCAAAATCCCTTGCAGTTCTGATCTTTCCAAGGAATCACCAATATCTTGGATACCCTCAAAAGATAAACCGCTTGCCAGACGACTTTCCAGTTGATAAACTTCTTTTGTCTGTTCTAACAACTGCTCGCTTGCTGCTTGAGATGCAGGGATTTGTAGATGAAGAGATGCGATCGCCCCTAGTTTAGTTGCCGCAAATGTAGAAAGATGCTGACAAAGGCGATACCATTCCAGTAGTTCTAAAGTTTCAGATTGAATCAAGGCTGCAAAATCAAATCTGAAGTGATCGTAACAATTCTAGCCTCTCTATAGCCAATTCTTAAAGGCTGAAATGAATTAAGTTGACAGTAGACTGTTAACAGTTAACAGTTGTTATATTTATTACACTGTCTTATTTCCGTAAATAACTAAAACTCGCATTCGGTCTACCTACGAAGCAGGAGCGAGTAAATTGATATTTTTGGATAATTGCTAGTGATTGTTCTGCCTCAGATTTATTATTATCAAAATCAAACATCCAGTGATTACCA contains:
- a CDS encoding endonuclease MutS2; this encodes MIQSETLELLEWYRLCQHLSTFAATKLGAIASLHLQIPASQAASEQLLEQTKEVYQLESRLASGLSFEGIQDIGDSLERSELQGILAGDELLAIATTLAGARNLRRIIDNQEDIPILTELVAELRTYPELEQEIHRCIDERGQVTDRASTKLGDIRTELRKLRSQITQKLQNILQVKSNAVQEQLITQRGDRFVIPVKAPQKDAIPGIVHDTSTSGATLYIEPNSVVPMGNQLRQTIRKEQAEEEAIRRALTEKVAAVKPDLERLLAIVTTLDMATARARYSLWLKANPPRFIDRQEQEIITLRQLHHPLLVWQQQHEQGHAVIPVDLLISPHIRVVTITGPNTGGKTVTLKTLGLAALMAKVGLFVPAREPVEIPWFDQVLADIGDEQSLQQSLSTFSGHIRRISRILNALGTGDKEEYRPQSLVLLDEVGAGTDPAEGSALAIALLQYLADHAQLTVATTHFGELKALKYEDQRFENASVEFDDATLSPTYRLLWGIPGRSNALAIALRLGLKAEVVEQAKTQVGEATDEVNLVIAGLEAQRRRQETKAAEAQKILQQAERLYKEVSNKAAALQEREQSLRASQEVAVQQAITQAKGEIAKVIRRLQQGTATAQDAQQATNNLNQIAQKYQPAPPPKAKPGFVPKIGDRIRISQFGQTADVLTAPDEDGELTVRFGIMKMTVKLEDIESLDGQKPEPIVKAKPAPVTPPPPAQPVLAIRTSKNTVDLRGKRVADAEYILDKAISEATGPIWIIHGHGTGKLRQGVHAFLEQHPRVSHHEPAEQSDGGSGVTVAHIS